A single genomic interval of Psychroserpens sp. NJDZ02 harbors:
- a CDS encoding DNA polymerase beta superfamily protein: MKTKILEKLSEIEKEKDIEILFAAESGSRAWGFESPDSDYDIRFVYKHKKEWYLNLWEQKDTIQFMTEDDLDGSGWEFKKALKLLAKSNASFLGWLYSPIIYKANDGFLEDIKTLAKDNFNPVAGFYHYHSMSKGFEETLDTDKMTLKSFFYAIRTALCANWIYKNGTIPPVLFTELYSIIDKKHHTILNDLIHLKSKHIEKSTEPVNNTLIKLVRAIVAENNSIKNELANKKSNPEEFNAFFLKTIQ, translated from the coding sequence ATGAAAACGAAAATATTAGAAAAACTTTCTGAAATAGAGAAAGAAAAAGATATAGAAATACTATTTGCAGCGGAGTCCGGAAGTAGAGCTTGGGGTTTTGAATCGCCAGATTCAGATTATGACATAAGGTTTGTATATAAACATAAAAAAGAGTGGTATCTAAATCTTTGGGAACAAAAAGATACCATTCAATTTATGACAGAAGACGACTTAGATGGCTCTGGTTGGGAATTTAAAAAAGCATTAAAGCTGTTAGCAAAGTCTAATGCGTCTTTTTTAGGATGGTTATATTCACCTATAATCTACAAAGCTAATGATGGTTTTCTAGAAGACATTAAAACCTTAGCGAAAGATAATTTTAATCCAGTAGCAGGTTTTTATCACTACCACAGCATGAGTAAAGGTTTCGAAGAGACTTTAGACACTGATAAAATGACGCTTAAAAGCTTTTTCTATGCCATTAGAACAGCATTATGTGCTAATTGGATTTACAAAAATGGAACAATTCCACCAGTATTATTTACAGAATTGTATTCAATAATTGATAAAAAACACCACACTATTTTGAATGATTTAATTCATTTAAAAAGCAAGCATATTGAAAAGAGTACAGAACCTGTTAACAACACTTTAATTAAATTAGTTAGAGCTATTGTGGCAGAAAATAACAGCATAAAAAATGAATTAGCAAACAAAAAATCTAATCCTGAAGAGTTTAATGCATTCTTCTTAAAAACAATACAATGA
- a CDS encoding CCA tRNA nucleotidyltransferase — translation MENRILKMQSEVFKDKIFQSLLQTIEAQKGVAMLIGGAVIDSIQGSPLKDIDIEVYGLSYTQLVFLVKDLDLPCNLVGKSFGVIKTTIHNIEIDISVPRRENKIGIGHKGFEIELDEKMTPKQAGKRRDLTINSMYQNLHNGQIIDPYNGLKDLKAGIIQATDKDTFIEDPLRVLRIMQLLPRKGKQVAKETMALCQSMINTFTELPKERVFVEWEKLLLKANKPSVGLAFLKDSGWLIHFPELKNLINCPQNPVWHPEGDVWIHTNMVLDNAAKLRPLIPEDWKLAYMFGALLHDVGKPSTTTSDLKAYGHDTAGINISEQFLKRMTDDKKLIEKVTTIVGLHMRPAQLFSSKAKEPAWKRLHNKCRLDILGWQSKADSAGRTGKDVILDAHDASEKCFELFDKFGETRIQPLVLGRDLITLGIQPSEKFKTILEACYEKQLNGYNKEDIIKSIRSN, via the coding sequence ATGGAAAATAGAATATTAAAAATGCAATCAGAAGTATTTAAAGATAAAATATTTCAATCATTACTTCAAACAATAGAGGCACAAAAAGGAGTAGCCATGTTAATTGGAGGCGCTGTTATTGATAGTATTCAAGGATCACCTTTAAAAGATATAGATATCGAAGTATACGGTTTGTCTTATACGCAATTAGTGTTTTTAGTTAAAGATTTAGACCTGCCATGTAATTTAGTTGGGAAATCTTTTGGAGTTATCAAAACAACAATCCACAATATAGAAATAGACATTTCTGTTCCTAGAAGAGAAAATAAAATTGGCATTGGACATAAAGGATTTGAAATTGAATTAGATGAAAAAATGACACCCAAGCAAGCAGGCAAAAGAAGAGATCTTACGATAAATAGCATGTACCAAAACTTACATAATGGTCAAATAATTGACCCTTATAACGGATTAAAAGATTTAAAAGCAGGCATTATTCAAGCTACCGATAAAGACACATTTATAGAAGATCCATTACGAGTCCTACGTATTATGCAATTGTTACCAAGAAAAGGGAAACAAGTCGCAAAAGAGACAATGGCTTTGTGTCAATCTATGATAAACACTTTTACCGAGTTACCTAAAGAGCGTGTTTTTGTAGAATGGGAAAAACTATTATTAAAAGCAAACAAACCCTCTGTGGGCTTAGCGTTTTTAAAAGATTCCGGTTGGTTAATTCATTTTCCAGAATTAAAGAACCTTATCAATTGCCCACAAAACCCCGTTTGGCATCCAGAAGGAGACGTATGGATTCATACAAATATGGTTTTAGACAATGCAGCAAAATTAAGACCTTTAATTCCTGAGGATTGGAAACTTGCGTATATGTTTGGTGCTTTATTACATGATGTTGGAAAACCATCAACGACAACATCTGACCTAAAAGCTTATGGTCATGATACAGCAGGAATTAATATTTCTGAACAGTTTTTAAAACGAATGACTGACGATAAAAAATTAATTGAAAAAGTAACAACTATTGTTGGTCTACACATGAGGCCTGCTCAATTATTTAGTTCCAAAGCAAAAGAACCTGCTTGGAAACGATTACATAATAAATGCCGATTAGATATTTTAGGATGGCAAAGCAAAGCAGACTCTGCAGGTAGAACAGGTAAAGATGTTATCTTAGATGCACATGATGCTTCTGAAAAATGTTTTGAGCTATTTGATAAATTTGGAGAAACTAGAATCCAACCTTTAGTCTTAGGACGTGACTTAATTACACTAGGTATACAGCCTTCAGAAAAGTTTAAAACAATTTTAGAAGCCTGTTATGAAAAACAATTAAATGGATATAATAAAGAAGACATTATTAAATCTATAAGATCAAATTAA
- a CDS encoding RtcB family protein: MNTKITGNHLLELGFRQGKWMKDAIKHINENNLEDIEMMTYLEQFKSPDPIALHKSPIDFSINIKAENEEEKDNVAKVVNSMQTLMKTPTLVDGAIMPDACPAGPDGTIPVGGVAVAKNAIHPGMHSADICCSVMLTDFGKADPKDVLDAAHANTHFGPGGRDRDSQFRFPKALLEAFEANYFLNDGNMLQIARSHLGTQGDGNHFLFVGKSKKTGNTMMITHHGSRGPGARLYTKGMKVAERFRKELSPETMKQNAWIPFETEEGQRYWEALQVIRDWTKLNHEVIHNAVAETLAITIENRYWNEHNFVFKSGDLFYHAKGATPLDAKFMPDITGPRLIPLNMGEPVLIVEGNTTATNLGFAPHGAGRNVSRTQHRKSKTGTTMQIFKEETKGLDIRFFSKEIDITELPSAYKNAQAVRTQMDEFNLGKVIDEVMPYGCIMAGDFQKNAPWKIKRDKKRARNKSKP; encoded by the coding sequence ATGAACACAAAAATAACAGGAAACCACTTATTAGAATTAGGTTTCAGACAAGGAAAATGGATGAAAGACGCCATCAAACATATTAACGAAAACAACTTAGAAGACATCGAAATGATGACGTATTTAGAGCAATTTAAATCGCCAGACCCTATCGCATTACATAAAAGTCCAATAGATTTTTCTATAAACATTAAAGCAGAAAACGAAGAAGAAAAAGACAATGTTGCCAAAGTGGTAAACTCCATGCAAACCTTAATGAAAACACCAACATTAGTCGATGGTGCCATCATGCCAGATGCTTGTCCTGCAGGTCCAGACGGAACCATTCCCGTTGGTGGTGTTGCAGTTGCAAAAAACGCGATTCACCCAGGCATGCATAGCGCAGATATTTGCTGCTCTGTCATGTTAACAGATTTTGGTAAAGCAGATCCAAAAGACGTTTTAGATGCCGCACATGCAAATACACATTTTGGTCCAGGTGGAAGAGATAGAGATTCGCAATTTAGATTCCCTAAAGCATTATTAGAAGCTTTTGAAGCTAACTATTTCTTAAACGATGGAAATATGTTGCAAATAGCAAGATCACATTTAGGAACGCAAGGCGATGGTAACCATTTTTTATTTGTTGGTAAATCTAAAAAAACAGGAAACACCATGATGATTACGCACCATGGATCAAGAGGTCCAGGCGCAAGATTATATACAAAAGGTATGAAGGTTGCCGAACGTTTTAGAAAAGAATTATCGCCAGAAACAATGAAACAAAATGCATGGATTCCTTTCGAAACAGAAGAAGGACAGCGTTATTGGGAAGCTTTACAAGTAATAAGAGACTGGACCAAATTAAATCATGAAGTGATTCATAATGCTGTAGCAGAAACGTTAGCTATTACTATTGAAAACAGGTATTGGAACGAGCATAATTTCGTTTTTAAATCGGGTGATTTGTTTTACCACGCCAAAGGTGCAACCCCTTTAGATGCCAAGTTTATGCCTGATATTACAGGACCAAGGTTAATCCCTTTAAACATGGGAGAACCTGTTTTAATTGTTGAAGGTAACACCACAGCAACCAATTTAGGATTTGCACCTCATGGAGCCGGTAGAAATGTAAGTAGAACGCAGCATAGAAAAAGTAAAACAGGAACCACCATGCAAATCTTTAAAGAAGAAACTAAAGGTTTAGATATTAGATTTTTCTCAAAGGAAATTGATATCACCGAGTTGCCAAGTGCCTATAAAAATGCACAAGCCGTAAGAACACAAATGGACGAATTTAATCTTGGTAAAGTCATTGACGAAGTGATGCCTTACGGTTGTATTATGGCTGGAGATTTTCAGAAAAATGCACCGTGGAAAATTAAGAGAGATAAGAAAAGAGCTAGAAATAAAAGCAAACCTTAA
- a CDS encoding slipin family protein, with translation MKRVRIHAGKVGLVFKNGDYKRIITQGSHWLKFNEHVIVYSLDLAFNTPTALEILLKDQTLAAMLHVINVEDNQMVLVYSNNNFKNVLTAGRHTFWKDLIHYKFITVDLSDIIIPETINKALYTNNALRPYIRTFEVAAHEKAVLIIDDTFDKILDHGTYHYWRNNQTIKIAKADLRQLQLEVAGQELLTKDKATVRINFYAQYKVTDIETALLHNKDYEKQLYSNLQLALRSFIGAYTLDELLDQKDNIAKSVLEDVQTQAQKLGVTVLHAGLRDVILPGDMKEIMNQVLIAQKKAQANVVTRREETASTRSLLNTAKLMEDNSMLFKLKEMEYVEKIADKIGEITVAGNGNVIEQLKDIFSVNK, from the coding sequence ATGAAAAGAGTAAGAATTCATGCAGGAAAAGTAGGTTTAGTATTTAAAAACGGTGATTACAAACGTATTATCACCCAAGGATCACATTGGTTAAAGTTTAATGAACATGTAATAGTTTATAGCTTAGACCTGGCCTTTAATACACCAACAGCATTGGAGATTTTACTTAAAGATCAAACATTAGCAGCTATGTTGCACGTCATTAATGTAGAAGACAATCAAATGGTATTAGTGTATAGTAATAATAACTTTAAAAACGTATTAACAGCAGGACGACACACCTTTTGGAAAGACTTAATCCACTATAAATTTATCACTGTAGATTTAAGCGATATTATTATTCCAGAAACAATAAACAAAGCCTTATACACCAACAATGCTTTGCGTCCATACATTCGTACGTTTGAGGTTGCTGCACATGAAAAAGCAGTTTTAATTATTGATGACACGTTTGACAAAATTTTAGATCATGGTACATACCATTACTGGAGAAACAATCAAACTATTAAAATAGCGAAAGCAGATTTACGTCAATTACAATTAGAAGTTGCAGGTCAAGAGTTATTAACCAAAGACAAAGCCACAGTGCGCATTAATTTTTACGCGCAGTACAAAGTTACAGATATCGAAACGGCTTTATTGCATAACAAAGATTACGAAAAACAATTGTACAGCAACTTGCAATTAGCATTAAGGTCTTTTATCGGAGCCTACACTTTAGACGAGTTGTTAGACCAAAAAGACAACATCGCAAAATCAGTATTAGAAGATGTCCAAACACAAGCACAAAAGTTAGGTGTAACCGTTTTACATGCAGGTTTAAGAGATGTAATTTTACCAGGAGACATGAAAGAAATCATGAACCAAGTCTTAATCGCTCAGAAAAAAGCGCAAGCCAATGTGGTCACAAGACGAGAAGAAACCGCGTCTACACGTAGCTTGTTAAACACTGCAAAATTAATGGAAGACAACAGCATGTTGTTTAAATTAAAAGAAATGGAGTATGTAGAGAAAATTGCTGATAAAATTGGAGAAATTACAGTGGCTGGAAACGGTAACGTAATCGAGCAATTAAAAGATATTTTTTCAGTGAATAAGTAA
- the prfH gene encoding peptide chain release factor H → MKTKIIQITSGRGPAECCWVVAQVLKHFLEAVKQNGIDSKILQREKGIENMTLQSVTVQLKAKTLDQFLNQWIGTIQWVGVSKFRPQHKRKNWFVALNEIEQKQHFEINENDISYQATRSSGPGGQHVNKVSSAIRAIHEPTKTQVLVMDSRSQHQNKKIAKIRLQEKVAEIQLQMLKSNIKNQWENHLNIVRGNPIQVFKGSDFKKNTIIKTYKKQRNTLKSELREQLNN, encoded by the coding sequence ATGAAAACTAAAATAATACAAATAACCTCAGGTCGGGGACCAGCAGAATGCTGTTGGGTTGTGGCTCAAGTTCTAAAACATTTTTTAGAAGCTGTAAAGCAGAATGGTATTGATTCTAAAATATTACAAAGAGAAAAAGGCATTGAAAACATGACATTACAATCTGTCACTGTTCAATTAAAAGCAAAAACTCTAGATCAATTTTTAAATCAATGGATTGGCACAATACAGTGGGTAGGTGTTTCAAAGTTTAGACCACAACACAAACGTAAAAATTGGTTTGTCGCTTTAAATGAAATAGAACAGAAGCAACACTTTGAAATTAATGAAAACGATATTTCATATCAAGCCACAAGAAGTTCTGGACCAGGAGGACAACATGTAAACAAAGTGAGCTCGGCTATTAGAGCTATTCACGAACCAACTAAAACACAAGTATTAGTTATGGACAGTCGCTCGCAACATCAAAACAAAAAAATAGCAAAAATACGTTTACAAGAAAAAGTTGCAGAAATACAATTGCAAATGCTAAAATCGAACATTAAAAATCAATGGGAGAACCACTTAAACATAGTACGCGGTAATCCAATACAAGTTTTTAAAGGATCCGATTTTAAAAAAAACACAATTATAAAAACGTATAAAAAACAACGTAATACACTAAAAAGTGAATTGCGAGAACAATTAAACAACTAA
- a CDS encoding C45 family autoproteolytic acyltransferase/hydolase — MERIKINLDLAPSERWKNLKKFKEQINSLYKYYLEDLSDTGIFETYIETYKTNFITSSYRDEIKSIEEFCDFTENQILITNLYYDALKFVFGCTAFCVTNAKERLHARNLDWWTENNILGKYTKIFDFEENGKTVYSLVGWPGFVGALSGVKKGAFSITLNAVLSNESPQFAIPITFLIRDVLEKAKTFSQAVKILSETTIASDCLLMVVGANDNENVVIERTPTTFSIRKPLDNSLIVTNEYLSLTDNKLTQDTLQLTAFGRHIRVKQLLDKETPKATQDYFNILSDSKVKMDITVQQMVLNPKSGEIHLKI; from the coding sequence ATGGAACGAATAAAAATAAATTTAGATCTAGCCCCTTCAGAAAGATGGAAAAACCTAAAAAAATTTAAAGAACAAATCAACAGTCTTTATAAATACTATTTAGAAGATTTAAGCGACACAGGTATTTTTGAAACCTATATAGAAACATATAAAACAAACTTTATAACCTCATCTTATAGAGATGAAATTAAATCTATTGAGGAATTTTGTGACTTTACAGAAAATCAAATATTAATAACAAACCTCTATTATGATGCTTTGAAGTTTGTATTCGGTTGTACAGCATTTTGTGTTACAAACGCTAAAGAAAGACTACACGCTAGAAATTTAGATTGGTGGACAGAAAATAACATTTTAGGCAAGTATACTAAGATTTTTGATTTTGAAGAAAACGGAAAAACAGTGTATTCTCTTGTTGGTTGGCCAGGTTTTGTAGGCGCGCTTTCAGGCGTAAAAAAAGGCGCATTCTCTATTACGCTAAATGCCGTTTTAAGTAATGAATCGCCACAATTTGCAATTCCAATCACATTTTTAATTAGAGATGTTCTAGAAAAAGCAAAAACATTTAGCCAAGCCGTTAAAATACTATCCGAAACAACAATCGCATCAGACTGTCTATTAATGGTAGTAGGAGCAAATGACAATGAAAATGTGGTAATAGAAAGAACACCAACAACATTTTCGATTCGTAAACCTCTAGATAATAGTTTAATTGTGACTAACGAGTATTTATCATTAACAGATAACAAACTAACACAAGACACCTTGCAATTAACAGCATTTGGGAGACATATTAGAGTCAAACAGTTATTAGACAAAGAGACTCCAAAGGCTACGCAAGACTATTTTAACATCCTATCGGACAGCAAAGTAAAAATGGACATTACAGTACAACAAATGGTACTAAATCCTAAGAGTGGAGAAATCCATTTAAAAATTTAA
- a CDS encoding RtcB family protein, which translates to MGKKLSGKDLIKLGFPKNNSINVTLGQINRYQKRVKKERILEDAKKVLLHPENYKGDGIWGKIAESLLDPVNVTKQKLNTHRVPFQIYGEHEIDDQAKYQLYDALKLPIAVAGALMPDAHVGYGLPIGGVLATKNAVIPYGVGVDIGCRMCLTIYPVKTSYLKGKQHQLETILSEHTKFGMYETHNTKHDDPIFERDEFKTIPLVKRLKDKAFKQLGTSGGGNHFVEFGEVSITDVNNEWDLPLGEYLGVLSHSGSRGLGANIAKHYTYLATKQCPLPKHVQHLAWLDLNTHDGQEYWLAMNLAGDYAQACHDNIHKRIAKLLGERPIAKIANHHNFAWKENVNGEECIVHRKGATPAKKGALGIIPGSMTAPGFIVRGLGNKDSLQSASHGAGRLLSRRQCKMTLTQSAVKKELQKHDVSLIGGGIDEAPMAYKNIETVMQNQLELVEVVGKFTPKIVRMAR; encoded by the coding sequence ATGGGAAAGAAATTAAGCGGAAAAGACTTAATCAAATTAGGCTTTCCAAAAAACAATAGTATTAACGTGACTTTAGGTCAAATTAATCGCTATCAAAAACGCGTAAAGAAAGAACGCATATTAGAAGACGCAAAAAAAGTATTATTACATCCAGAAAATTATAAAGGTGATGGCATTTGGGGAAAAATAGCAGAAAGCCTGCTAGACCCAGTAAACGTAACAAAGCAAAAATTAAACACACATCGTGTGCCCTTTCAAATTTATGGAGAGCATGAGATTGACGACCAAGCAAAATACCAATTGTACGATGCTTTAAAACTACCTATTGCAGTTGCCGGCGCTTTAATGCCCGATGCTCATGTGGGTTATGGCTTACCAATTGGTGGTGTTTTAGCAACAAAAAATGCCGTTATTCCTTATGGAGTAGGTGTAGATATTGGCTGCAGAATGTGTTTAACTATTTATCCAGTAAAAACCTCTTATTTAAAAGGCAAACAACATCAATTGGAGACTATTTTATCCGAACACACAAAGTTTGGAATGTACGAAACGCATAATACAAAACACGATGATCCTATTTTTGAACGTGACGAATTTAAAACCATTCCGTTAGTAAAACGTTTAAAAGACAAAGCCTTTAAGCAATTAGGAACCTCTGGCGGAGGGAATCATTTTGTAGAGTTTGGAGAGGTAAGTATTACAGATGTTAATAACGAATGGGATTTACCTTTAGGAGAATACCTAGGTGTTTTATCACATAGTGGTTCTCGTGGTTTAGGTGCCAACATTGCTAAACACTATACGTATTTAGCAACAAAGCAATGTCCTTTACCAAAACATGTGCAACATTTAGCCTGGCTAGACTTAAATACACACGACGGACAAGAATACTGGTTAGCTATGAATTTAGCTGGAGATTATGCACAAGCATGCCATGACAACATTCATAAACGAATAGCCAAATTATTGGGAGAAAGACCGATTGCCAAAATAGCCAATCATCACAATTTTGCTTGGAAAGAAAACGTGAACGGAGAAGAATGTATAGTCCACAGAAAAGGAGCAACACCAGCTAAAAAGGGAGCGCTAGGTATTATTCCTGGATCTATGACAGCACCAGGGTTTATAGTACGAGGCCTAGGTAATAAAGACAGCTTACAATCGGCATCGCATGGTGCGGGCAGACTATTATCTAGACGACAATGTAAAATGACATTAACACAAAGTGCCGTAAAAAAAGAATTACAAAAACACGACGTCTCTTTAATTGGCGGTGGTATTGACGAAGCTCCAATGGCTTATAAAAACATTGAAACCGTCATGCAAAACCAATTAGAACTAGTGGAAGTCGTTGGCAAGTTTACGCCTAAAATTGTAAGAATGGCAAGGTAA
- a CDS encoding WYL domain-containing protein, producing the protein MAVNKNALIRYKTIDKCLQNNFRQWTLSDLIEAVSDALFEYEGKDVDVSKRTVQLDLQMMRSDKLGYNAPIVVYNRKYYKYDIEDYSITNSPISNQDLSKLSEAVSFLKQFQGFSHFSELGSMVQKLENHVYTQKTHEKSLIDFEKNENLKGLQFLDKLYQFILKKQTIEITYQSFKARKENTFVFYPYLLKEFRNRWFIIGRRQKNEGIMNLALDRIITINTSDNPFVLDSSFNSETYYKDTIGVSVSPNLEPEQVLLYVNHKQAPYVLTKPFHHSQKEISRDNYGVTIALDVQLNFELEKEILGFGEGLKVITPERLKRNIKERLYDAVDAYETEISDKNLRTIGKRLEQKGFGILNHVYTKRDIRKLKAKFDIYIKENNVAGFGMREVLLKMPELKAILFNKSFKRLIQSIDKTMFLTKAIYFDKSPKDNWYVNWHQDVPINVSEKVEIEGFKSWTNKKGVISVCPPEAVSKNTFAMRIHLDDTTIKNGALKVIPGSHNKRLTDEEIKLISNNSIPFVSEVNSGGVQLIKPLLLHASSESKIQSRRRVLHLEFSSIELPNGLEYAEREDL; encoded by the coding sequence ATGGCTGTAAATAAAAACGCATTAATCCGCTACAAAACCATAGATAAATGCCTTCAAAATAACTTTAGGCAATGGACGCTTAGCGATTTAATTGAAGCTGTTTCTGATGCGCTATTTGAATATGAAGGTAAAGATGTCGATGTTAGTAAACGTACAGTGCAATTAGACTTACAGATGATGCGTAGTGATAAATTAGGCTATAATGCTCCAATTGTGGTTTACAATAGAAAGTATTATAAATATGATATTGAGGATTATAGTATTACAAATAGCCCAATTTCTAATCAAGATTTAAGTAAATTATCTGAAGCCGTGTCGTTTTTAAAACAATTCCAAGGTTTTTCGCATTTTAGCGAATTAGGAAGTATGGTTCAAAAATTAGAAAACCATGTGTATACTCAAAAAACGCATGAGAAATCGTTGATAGATTTTGAAAAAAATGAAAACCTTAAAGGGCTTCAGTTTTTGGATAAATTGTATCAGTTTATTCTTAAAAAACAAACTATAGAAATCACGTATCAGTCTTTTAAAGCCCGTAAAGAAAACACGTTTGTTTTTTATCCATACTTATTAAAAGAGTTTAGAAACCGTTGGTTTATTATAGGGAGACGACAAAAAAATGAAGGGATAATGAATTTGGCGCTAGATCGTATAATTACTATAAACACAAGCGACAACCCCTTTGTTTTAGATAGTAGTTTTAACTCAGAGACGTATTATAAAGATACTATTGGTGTTTCGGTTAGTCCAAATTTGGAGCCTGAGCAGGTGTTGTTATATGTAAATCATAAACAAGCCCCTTATGTATTGACTAAACCTTTTCATCATTCTCAAAAAGAAATTAGTCGTGATAACTATGGTGTGACTATCGCTTTAGATGTTCAGCTTAATTTTGAATTGGAGAAAGAAATTTTAGGTTTTGGAGAAGGTTTAAAAGTAATAACACCAGAGCGTTTAAAACGAAATATAAAAGAGCGTTTGTATGATGCAGTAGATGCTTATGAAACAGAAATTAGTGATAAAAATTTAAGGACTATTGGAAAACGATTAGAGCAAAAAGGTTTTGGAATTTTAAATCATGTGTACACAAAAAGAGATATTAGAAAACTGAAAGCCAAATTTGATATTTATATAAAAGAAAATAATGTTGCTGGTTTTGGGATGAGAGAGGTGTTGCTTAAGATGCCAGAATTAAAAGCGATTTTATTTAATAAAAGCTTTAAAAGGTTAATTCAATCTATTGATAAAACGATGTTTTTAACTAAAGCTATTTATTTTGATAAATCACCAAAAGACAATTGGTATGTTAACTGGCATCAAGATGTACCTATAAATGTTTCTGAAAAAGTAGAAATTGAGGGGTTTAAGTCATGGACTAATAAAAAAGGAGTGATTAGTGTTTGCCCTCCGGAAGCTGTTTCAAAAAACACATTTGCAATGCGTATACATTTGGATGATACAACTATAAAAAATGGCGCTTTAAAGGTGATTCCTGGATCGCATAATAAGCGGTTGACTGATGAGGAGATTAAACTGATTTCTAATAATTCGATTCCTTTTGTAAGTGAAGTTAATTCTGGAGGTGTCCAATTGATAAAGCCATTATTGCTACATGCCTCTTCAGAATCTAAAATACAGAGCAGGAGACGTGTTTTACATTTAGAATTTTCGTCTATTGAGTTACCTAATGGATTGGAATATGCGGAACGTGAGGATTTATAA
- a CDS encoding SH3 domain-containing protein yields MRIILPLMLILSSMSFSQIKYQVKASNGLIIRSQPTTKSEKVGKLNYKDTVIIKLNNIKNADTIPDNNYKIAGHWIKLDTGYVFDGFLKEINSGGDHKLKNKFYGDIKSVRNYNVRYHYKKSKDSLYKGKTDYGRKSVFDKRGNCIEKYSSYNSKDTMTLNYQYKYDKNNNLILENNFIGDKIYSTETYTYNKKGQKTEKEKVVKGKPYYKWIYTYDKKGNQIEEEDYYYDRMRSRRWVSTYDDNNNKISTNYYNYHQEHDATYDYTYDNANKLLKATKKTISTNTVVPNEEFIFEKFSDYNKTTHNDYNKDGILKEQNIKTYNNNGILLTSEIVEKKHTKSELEAFLSGTVQNDNRSITTYNLNGDYIKNETFVFKDGKELLTNYNIYKPNYMERIYIDHNDNSIDKTTFFYDYKGNKIKEISYYSDGERIYSTTTYKYLFDGRNNWIEKREYDDNILKRVYVREITYWSKHH; encoded by the coding sequence ATGAGAATTATTCTTCCTTTGATGCTTATTTTATCTTCAATGTCATTCTCCCAAATCAAATATCAAGTTAAAGCAAGCAATGGCTTAATCATTAGATCACAACCAACTACAAAATCAGAAAAAGTAGGCAAATTAAACTACAAAGACACTGTAATTATTAAACTAAATAACATCAAAAATGCTGACACCATTCCAGACAATAATTACAAAATAGCCGGACATTGGATAAAACTAGATACAGGTTATGTTTTTGACGGTTTTTTAAAAGAAATAAATAGTGGTGGTGACCATAAACTTAAAAATAAATTTTACGGCGACATTAAATCCGTTAGGAACTACAATGTTAGATATCATTATAAAAAATCAAAGGATAGCTTATATAAAGGAAAAACAGATTATGGTCGTAAATCTGTTTTTGACAAACGCGGGAATTGTATTGAAAAATACTCAAGTTATAACAGTAAAGACACCATGACTTTAAACTACCAATATAAGTATGACAAAAACAATAACTTAATATTGGAAAACAATTTTATTGGCGACAAAATCTATTCTACAGAAACCTATACTTACAATAAAAAGGGACAAAAAACAGAAAAAGAAAAGGTAGTTAAAGGTAAACCCTATTACAAATGGATATATACTTATGACAAAAAAGGAAACCAAATAGAAGAGGAAGATTATTATTATGATAGGATGAGAAGCAGACGTTGGGTTTCAACTTATGATGATAATAACAATAAAATAAGCACTAATTATTATAATTATCACCAAGAGCATGATGCAACCTATGATTATACATACGACAATGCTAATAAGCTTTTAAAAGCTACTAAAAAGACGATAAGCACTAACACCGTAGTACCGAATGAAGAATTTATTTTTGAAAAATTCTCAGACTATAATAAAACAACACATAACGACTATAATAAAGACGGGATACTAAAAGAACAAAACATAAAAACTTACAATAATAACGGAATCCTTCTAACCTCCGAAATAGTAGAAAAAAAACATACAAAAAGTGAACTTGAAGCCTTCCTTTCTGGCACTGTACAAAACGACAATAGATCGATAACCACATACAATTTAAACGGTGACTATATCAAGAACGAAACCTTTGTTTTTAAAGATGGTAAAGAACTCTTGACAAATTATAACATCTACAAACCTAATTATATGGAACGTATTTATATTGACCACAACGATAACTCTATTGATAAAACTACTTTTTTTTATGACTACAAAGGCAATAAAATAAAAGAAATAAGCTATTACAGTGATGGCGAAAGAATCTATTCTACTACAACTTATAAATACCTATTTGACGGACGAAACAATTGGATTGAGAAAAGAGAATATGATGATAATATATTAAAAAGAGTATATGTAAGAGAAATCACTTACTGGTCTAAACATCATTAA